Proteins encoded by one window of Brevibacterium atlanticum:
- a CDS encoding 1,4-dihydroxy-2-naphthoyl-CoA synthase: MTVSEIFDPSAWREVSGFDFTDITYHRAIDPATGSDLGCVRIAFDRPEVRNAFRPHTVDELYRALDHARQTSEVGAVLLTGNGPSEKDGGWAFCSGGDQRIRGRSGYQYASGETRESVDPARAGRLHILEVQRLIRTMPKVVIAVVPGWAAGGGHSLHVVCDMTIASREHAKFKQTDADVGSYDAGYGSAYLAKMVGQKKAREIFFLGRTYSAQEMADMGAVNEVVDHAELETAALTMAREILGKSPNAQRMLKFAFNLVDDGLMGQQVFAGEATRLGYMTDEAVEGRDAFLEKRDPDWSPFPWYY, translated from the coding sequence ATGACGGTTTCAGAAATCTTCGACCCTTCGGCCTGGCGTGAGGTCTCCGGCTTCGACTTCACCGACATCACCTATCACCGTGCGATCGACCCGGCGACCGGAAGCGACCTCGGCTGCGTGCGGATCGCCTTCGACCGTCCCGAGGTCCGCAACGCCTTCCGCCCCCACACCGTCGACGAGCTCTACCGCGCCCTCGACCACGCCCGCCAGACCTCCGAAGTCGGTGCGGTTCTGCTCACCGGCAACGGCCCGAGTGAGAAGGACGGCGGCTGGGCCTTCTGCTCCGGTGGTGATCAGCGCATCCGCGGCCGCTCCGGCTACCAGTACGCCTCGGGCGAGACCCGTGAGAGCGTCGACCCGGCCCGAGCCGGACGCCTCCACATCCTCGAGGTCCAGCGCCTCATCCGCACCATGCCGAAGGTCGTCATCGCCGTCGTCCCCGGCTGGGCGGCCGGCGGCGGGCACAGCCTCCACGTCGTGTGCGATATGACCATCGCCTCCCGCGAACACGCGAAGTTCAAGCAGACCGACGCCGACGTCGGCTCCTACGACGCCGGCTACGGTTCGGCGTATCTGGCGAAGATGGTCGGGCAGAAGAAGGCTCGCGAGATCTTCTTCCTCGGTCGCACGTATTCGGCCCAGGAGATGGCCGATATGGGTGCCGTCAACGAGGTCGTCGACCACGCCGAACTCGAAACCGCCGCCCTGACCATGGCGCGGGAGATCCTCGGCAAGTCCCCGAACGCGCAGCGGATGCTCAAGTTCGCCTTCAACCTCGTCGACGACGGCCTCATGGGCCAGCAGGTCTTCGCCGGTGAGGCCACGCGTCTGGGCTATATGACCGACGAAGCCGTCGAAGGCCGCGACGCCTTCCTGGAAAAGCGCGATCCCGACTGGTCGCCCTTCCCCTGGTACTACTGA
- a CDS encoding PLD nuclease N-terminal domain-containing protein, whose product MARFLIAAIVLAAAVTLYGLFDCLLRDRGLIRVLPKPAWALIILFIPVLGFVLWFLFGRGSEAKPSAAQRPRGQVAPDDDDDYLRQVDRDVKLGKHAPPARENDEPKAESDDASEADDDDDSAADSSADTDDRGTKGDGRGRSN is encoded by the coding sequence ATGGCTCGATTTCTCATTGCCGCGATCGTCCTAGCGGCAGCGGTGACACTGTACGGACTCTTCGATTGCCTGTTGCGCGATCGGGGTCTGATTCGAGTCCTGCCCAAACCCGCATGGGCTCTCATCATCCTCTTCATTCCCGTCCTCGGATTCGTCCTCTGGTTCCTCTTCGGTCGCGGCTCCGAAGCCAAACCGTCAGCGGCGCAGCGCCCCCGCGGGCAGGTTGCTCCGGACGATGACGACGACTACCTGCGACAGGTCGACCGCGACGTCAAGCTCGGCAAGCACGCTCCCCCGGCACGTGAGAACGATGAGCCGAAGGCCGAGAGCGATGACGCCTCCGAGGCCGACGATGACGACGATTCTGCAGCGGACTCGTCGGCCGACACCGATGATCGCGGCACCAAGGGCGACGGTCGCGGCCGCTCCAACTGA
- a CDS encoding 1,4-dihydroxy-2-naphthoate polyprenyltransferase, with product MADAAQWISGARLRTLPLALAPVLIGTGAAIGSLGGFTAFILDDISGGDDHVSLAQILLRGFLALLVSLCLQIGSNYANDYSDGIRGTDDERVGPVRLTATGLAEAREVKRAAFLFFGIAGVVGIVLILVSQAWWFLIVGAAAVAAAWFYTGGKKPYGYMGLGEVFVFVFFGLVATLGTMWMQVGHLSLSGWAGAVAIGSLASAVLMVNNLRDIPTDIEAGKITLAVRLGDSSARIAYAVLVLLPFALLALAILDGHPAVALAILALVPALNPLKTVLSGTTGPGLIPPIKSTGLTGLAFAALMGLGLAL from the coding sequence ATGGCTGATGCCGCCCAGTGGATTTCGGGAGCTCGACTGCGAACTCTCCCCCTGGCTCTCGCACCCGTCCTCATCGGAACCGGCGCCGCGATCGGGTCGCTCGGTGGGTTCACCGCCTTCATCCTCGACGACATCTCGGGCGGGGACGACCACGTCAGCCTCGCGCAGATCCTGCTGCGCGGGTTCCTCGCCCTGCTCGTCTCCCTCTGTCTGCAGATCGGCTCGAACTACGCCAACGACTACTCCGACGGCATCCGCGGCACCGACGACGAACGCGTCGGACCCGTACGTCTGACGGCGACCGGTCTCGCCGAGGCCCGCGAAGTCAAACGTGCCGCCTTCCTGTTCTTCGGCATCGCCGGGGTCGTCGGGATCGTCCTCATCCTCGTCTCCCAGGCCTGGTGGTTCCTCATCGTCGGTGCCGCCGCGGTGGCCGCGGCGTGGTTCTACACCGGCGGGAAGAAGCCCTATGGGTACATGGGACTGGGCGAGGTGTTCGTCTTCGTCTTCTTCGGACTCGTGGCCACTCTGGGCACGATGTGGATGCAGGTCGGGCATCTCAGCCTCAGCGGCTGGGCCGGCGCCGTAGCGATCGGTTCTCTTGCCTCTGCCGTGCTCATGGTCAACAACCTCCGAGACATTCCCACCGACATCGAGGCCGGCAAGATCACGCTCGCGGTGCGTCTGGGTGACAGCTCGGCCCGCATTGCCTATGCGGTGCTCGTGCTGCTGCCGTTCGCACTGCTGGCCCTGGCCATCCTCGACGGACATCCGGCGGTGGCCTTGGCGATCCTCGCCCTCGTCCCGGCCCTCAACCCGCTGAAGACGGTGCTCAGTGGGACGACCGGGCCCGGGCTCATCCCGCCGATCAAGTCGACCGGACTGACCGGTTTGGCATTCGCTGCGCTGATGGGACTCGGCCTGGCGCTCTGA
- the resB gene encoding cytochrome c biogenesis protein ResB encodes MTQPQLGFFGMCRWAWTQLTTMRVALILLLVLALAAIPGSLLPQRIQDPGRVNTFLENNGAWGTFLDTIQMFDVYSSVWFSAIYLLLMISLVGCIIPRTKQHWKAMRSAPPKAPRRLGRMPGYATFTSATGEADSREAADQAFLDRAEARLKKSGYRINRRDDHVAAERGYLRETGNLVFHVALLMATLTMAIGSLFGYEGQRILVEGETFSNSLVSYDSFTPGSYYDADNLPDFRLKLDSFSSKFDDQAAGNQFGQPRSFDAKVTTNSEGKTESHTLEVNKPVRINGVGVYLTGNGYAPEVTVRDAQGNVVQSGPQVFIPDGGDGGYTSEGVIKVPDSAGTQMGFVGVFLPTASQNEKGELVSSFAELRNPYLVMSGYTGDLGLDDGLPQSVYSLDADKMTEMTDDSGNPLIIQLAEGETQDLPGGGSVTFDGVKKYISVDISQDPTQALMLISAILVLAGLGLSLFIPRRRVWVRIKDGNAEVAALARGEDPMVERAVSDLVKDLRDPEPDEGDGGAEDER; translated from the coding sequence GTGACGCAGCCTCAGCTGGGTTTCTTCGGCATGTGCCGCTGGGCGTGGACGCAGCTGACGACGATGCGTGTGGCGCTCATCCTGCTGCTCGTCCTCGCCCTCGCAGCGATCCCCGGCTCCCTCCTGCCCCAGCGCATCCAGGATCCGGGGCGGGTGAACACGTTCCTGGAGAACAACGGCGCGTGGGGGACGTTCCTCGACACCATCCAGATGTTCGACGTCTACTCCTCCGTCTGGTTCTCCGCGATCTACCTGCTGCTGATGATCTCCCTCGTCGGCTGCATCATCCCCCGCACGAAGCAGCACTGGAAGGCTATGCGCTCGGCCCCTCCCAAGGCACCGAGGCGGCTGGGCCGGATGCCCGGCTACGCCACCTTCACCTCGGCGACGGGGGAGGCTGACAGTCGCGAGGCCGCCGATCAGGCCTTCCTCGACCGGGCCGAGGCTCGGCTGAAGAAGTCGGGGTACCGGATCAATCGGCGGGATGACCATGTGGCGGCCGAACGCGGATATCTGCGGGAGACGGGCAACCTCGTCTTCCACGTCGCCCTGCTCATGGCCACCCTGACGATGGCCATCGGTTCGCTCTTCGGCTACGAAGGTCAGCGCATCCTCGTCGAGGGGGAGACGTTCTCGAACTCTCTGGTCTCCTACGACTCCTTCACTCCCGGTTCCTACTACGATGCGGACAACCTGCCGGACTTCCGCCTCAAGCTCGACAGCTTCTCCTCGAAGTTCGACGATCAGGCGGCGGGCAATCAGTTCGGGCAGCCGCGCAGCTTCGATGCGAAGGTCACGACGAACTCCGAGGGCAAGACCGAATCGCACACACTCGAGGTCAACAAGCCCGTGCGCATCAACGGCGTCGGCGTCTACCTCACGGGCAACGGCTACGCGCCCGAGGTGACCGTGCGCGACGCTCAGGGCAACGTCGTCCAGTCCGGGCCGCAGGTATTCATTCCCGACGGCGGCGACGGCGGATACACCTCGGAGGGCGTCATCAAGGTCCCGGATTCGGCCGGCACGCAGATGGGCTTCGTCGGGGTCTTCCTGCCGACCGCATCGCAGAACGAGAAGGGCGAACTCGTCTCGAGCTTCGCCGAGCTGCGCAACCCCTACCTGGTGATGAGCGGATACACCGGCGACCTCGGACTCGACGACGGGCTCCCGCAGTCGGTGTACTCCCTCGATGCCGACAAGATGACCGAGATGACCGATGACTCCGGCAATCCGCTGATCATCCAGCTCGCCGAGGGCGAGACCCAGGATCTGCCCGGCGGTGGATCCGTGACCTTCGACGGGGTGAAGAAGTACATCTCAGTCGACATCTCGCAGGATCCGACGCAGGCACTCATGCTCATCAGCGCGATCCTCGTGCTCGCCGGTCTGGGACTGTCGCTGTTCATTCCACGCCGCCGCGTGTGGGTGAGGATCAAGGACGGAAACGCCGAGGTGGCCGCCCTGGCCCGCGGTGAGGATCCGATGGTCGAGCGCGCCGTGTCCGACCTCGTGAAGGACCTGCGCGACCCCGAACCCGACGAAGGCGACGGCGGGGCCGAAGACGAAAGATGA
- a CDS encoding cytochrome c biogenesis CcdA family protein gives MSGLGAEFAQTVLSGPLLLAAGAAALAGLVSFVSPCVLPLVPGYVGYVTGLSGTSLRDKQTWRVVVGISLFVLGFTVVFVLLGTSFSALGALFSQWQSVIMRILGVVVIIAGFVFMGGFGLLQNEHRIRARPKAGLWGAPVLGATFALGWAPCVGPTLSAVLSMSVSFGGDGMIWRGALLAFVYCLGLGIPFIILAVAIHKGAGRLEWVRSHQTAIVRAGGIMLIVLGVLMASGVWNMWMTSLQGLINGFEVVI, from the coding sequence GTGAGCGGGCTCGGGGCGGAATTCGCCCAGACGGTTCTCTCCGGTCCGCTGCTGCTGGCCGCCGGCGCCGCGGCACTGGCGGGACTCGTCTCCTTCGTCTCCCCGTGCGTGCTCCCGCTCGTCCCTGGCTACGTCGGGTACGTCACCGGGCTCTCGGGCACCTCGCTGCGGGACAAGCAGACGTGGCGGGTCGTCGTGGGCATCAGCCTCTTCGTCCTCGGCTTCACTGTCGTGTTCGTGCTGCTGGGCACCAGCTTCTCGGCGCTCGGGGCGCTGTTCTCGCAGTGGCAGTCGGTGATCATGCGCATTCTCGGCGTCGTCGTCATCATCGCCGGTTTCGTGTTCATGGGCGGGTTCGGTCTGCTGCAGAATGAGCATCGGATCCGGGCGCGGCCGAAGGCGGGCCTGTGGGGCGCACCGGTCCTCGGCGCCACCTTCGCACTCGGGTGGGCACCCTGTGTCGGACCGACGCTGTCGGCGGTGCTGAGCATGTCGGTGAGCTTCGGCGGCGACGGTATGATCTGGCGCGGCGCCCTGCTCGCGTTCGTCTACTGCCTGGGGCTGGGAATCCCGTTCATCATCCTGGCCGTCGCGATCCACAAGGGCGCCGGACGGCTCGAATGGGTGCGCAGTCACCAGACTGCGATCGTGCGCGCCGGAGGCATCATGCTCATCGTCCTCGGTGTGCTCATGGCCAGCGGCGTATGGAATATGTGGATGACCTCTCTGCAAGGTCTGATCAATGGATTCGAAGTGGTGATCTAG
- a CDS encoding histidine phosphatase family protein: MTTIHLVRHGEVDNPEKILYGRLPHFGLTERGHEMAARVAEHFDAAATTPVELVASPLLRTQQTIAPLASTLDLPVFTDDRVIEAANSFEGQRVDARRLAEPKNLLRLYNPLTPSWGEPYKQIVLRMRAAMASLRSKLDGHGPGAEGVIVSHQLPIWMTRLSGEGRSLVHDPRRRECELASITSFTFDSSTLVTVSYESICADLQPGTPVAGA, from the coding sequence ATGACCACGATCCACCTGGTCAGGCACGGTGAGGTCGACAACCCGGAGAAGATCCTCTACGGCCGCCTGCCGCACTTCGGGCTGACCGAACGTGGTCATGAGATGGCCGCCCGGGTCGCCGAGCACTTCGACGCCGCGGCGACGACCCCGGTCGAACTCGTCGCCTCTCCGCTGCTGCGGACGCAGCAGACGATCGCCCCGCTGGCGAGCACGCTCGATCTGCCGGTGTTCACCGACGACCGGGTCATCGAAGCCGCGAACTCGTTCGAAGGGCAGAGGGTCGACGCCCGGCGCCTCGCCGAACCGAAGAACCTGCTGCGTCTGTACAACCCGCTGACCCCGTCGTGGGGCGAACCGTACAAGCAGATCGTGCTGCGCATGCGCGCCGCGATGGCCAGCCTGCGCTCGAAGCTCGACGGCCACGGTCCAGGGGCCGAAGGCGTCATCGTCTCCCACCAGCTGCCGATCTGGATGACGCGGTTGTCGGGGGAGGGGCGTTCCCTCGTCCACGACCCCCGCCGACGCGAATGTGAACTGGCTTCTATCACCAGTTTCACATTCGACTCGTCCACACTGGTGACCGTGAGTTATGAGAGCATCTGTGCCGATCTGCAGCCCGGAACCCCGGTGGCAGGAGCATGA
- the hemL gene encoding glutamate-1-semialdehyde 2,1-aminomutase gives MTTAETNAHVTDQSAALFTRAEAVIPGGVNSPVRAFKAVGGTPRFISEATGAWLRDADGNDYIDLIGSWGPMIMGHSRPEVVAAVQQAAVKGFSFGTPSTGEVELAEEIVSRVDPVDQVRLVSSGTEATMSAIRLARGCTGRSKVVKFAGCYHGHVDSLLAQAGSGLATFSLPDTPGVTGAQAQDTIVVGYNDAAGLEAVFAEHGDDIACVITEASPGNMGIVPPVDGFTNTIRRLTKAHGALMISDEVMTGFRVSAAGWYGYESEALGYPEGPADLFTFGKVMGGGFPAAAFGGRADVMAHLAPAGPVYQAGTLSGNPVATAAGLATLKLTTELDVYSHIGRAADILRQAVAASLEAEGVAHVIQSANSMFSVFFTDGAVTNYDEARAQNVDRYTAFFNAMLDQGIHMPPSAFEAWFLSYAHTDEILDRIVSALPAAAKAAAAVPESGKGQA, from the coding sequence ATGACGACAGCAGAGACGAACGCTCACGTCACCGACCAGTCAGCAGCACTCTTCACCCGCGCCGAGGCGGTCATCCCCGGCGGAGTCAACTCCCCGGTGCGAGCGTTCAAGGCCGTCGGCGGCACCCCCCGCTTCATCAGCGAGGCCACGGGTGCCTGGCTGCGCGACGCCGACGGCAACGACTACATCGACCTCATCGGCTCGTGGGGGCCGATGATCATGGGCCACTCCCGCCCCGAGGTCGTCGCCGCCGTGCAGCAGGCCGCGGTCAAGGGCTTCTCCTTCGGCACACCCTCGACCGGTGAGGTCGAACTCGCCGAGGAGATCGTCTCCCGCGTCGACCCCGTCGACCAGGTGCGGCTGGTGTCCTCGGGCACCGAGGCGACCATGTCCGCGATCCGCCTGGCCCGCGGCTGCACCGGCCGGTCCAAGGTCGTGAAATTCGCCGGCTGCTACCACGGTCACGTCGACTCGCTGCTCGCCCAGGCCGGATCCGGTCTGGCCACCTTCTCCCTGCCCGACACCCCGGGAGTCACGGGGGCGCAGGCCCAGGACACCATCGTCGTCGGCTACAACGATGCGGCCGGACTCGAAGCCGTGTTCGCCGAACACGGCGACGACATCGCCTGCGTGATCACCGAGGCCAGCCCCGGAAACATGGGCATCGTGCCGCCGGTCGACGGCTTCACCAACACCATCCGCCGGTTGACGAAGGCCCACGGTGCGCTGATGATCAGCGACGAGGTGATGACCGGTTTCCGCGTCTCCGCAGCCGGCTGGTACGGCTACGAATCCGAAGCCCTCGGCTACCCCGAGGGACCGGCCGATCTGTTCACCTTCGGCAAGGTCATGGGCGGCGGATTCCCTGCGGCGGCCTTCGGCGGTCGCGCCGACGTTATGGCGCACCTGGCACCGGCCGGGCCCGTCTACCAGGCGGGAACCCTGTCGGGGAACCCCGTGGCCACCGCCGCCGGGCTCGCCACGCTCAAGCTCACGACCGAGCTCGATGTGTACTCGCACATCGGCCGCGCCGCCGACATTCTGCGCCAGGCCGTCGCTGCCAGCCTCGAAGCCGAAGGCGTCGCCCACGTCATCCAGTCCGCGAACTCGATGTTCTCCGTATTCTTCACCGACGGCGCCGTGACGAACTACGACGAGGCACGCGCACAGAACGTCGACCGCTACACCGCGTTCTTCAACGCCATGCTCGACCAGGGCATCCACATGCCGCCGAGCGCCTTCGAAGCCTGGTTCCTCTCCTACGCCCACACCGATGAGATCCTCGACCGGATCGTCTCCGCCCTGCCGGCGGCGGCGAAGGCCGCGGCCGCTGTGCCGGAGTCCGGGAAGGGACAGGCATGA
- a CDS encoding AMP-binding protein, whose amino-acid sequence MDTRELRTDELPEAIDRALDARSILILPSSRTGTVTEAAPHLWTGPGPCPALILHTSGSTGTAKAVALSPEALTASARATEDSLSGPGDWHLCLPVNHIAGFQVELRARLAGRAPVRATSAKFSSASFASAVDELLERAGARPTYTSLVPTQLHRILEDDRASDLAAKISHILLGGAAISPALLERADAAGLSIVRTYGMSETAGGCVYDGVPFDGVDVTITEAGTIDLAGPVVADGYVEISPAGAIAPVESTTLTTDGDGRRVMHTSDLGRLDDGVLTVLGRVDDIIISGGTNVSPHALETGLLPRWQQEGVAEVLVTWVPDEEWGKRIVALVRLAGGEAAEAASRLAGHSPRALAEHLNSLDHGMDGYLLPHLVFPVDEIPNRSIGKPDRRAAADLAAHLAADRTKCPCP is encoded by the coding sequence GTGGACACCCGCGAACTGCGCACCGACGAGCTGCCCGAAGCCATCGACCGGGCTCTCGACGCACGGTCGATCCTCATCTTGCCGTCCTCCCGGACCGGCACCGTCACCGAGGCGGCTCCCCATCTGTGGACGGGCCCGGGCCCCTGCCCGGCGCTCATCCTCCACACCTCAGGGTCGACGGGCACGGCCAAGGCCGTAGCGCTCTCCCCCGAGGCTCTGACCGCCTCGGCGCGGGCGACCGAGGACTCCCTGTCCGGGCCCGGCGACTGGCACCTGTGCCTGCCGGTCAACCACATCGCCGGCTTCCAGGTGGAGCTGCGCGCCCGCTTGGCGGGACGGGCACCGGTGCGGGCCACCTCGGCGAAGTTCTCCTCCGCCTCCTTCGCCTCCGCGGTCGACGAGCTGTTGGAGCGGGCGGGCGCGCGCCCGACGTACACGTCTCTCGTGCCCACCCAGCTCCATCGGATCCTCGAGGACGATCGAGCGAGCGACCTCGCCGCGAAGATCTCGCACATCCTCCTCGGCGGGGCGGCGATCTCACCGGCCCTGCTCGAACGCGCCGATGCCGCGGGACTGTCGATCGTGCGCACCTACGGGATGAGCGAGACCGCCGGCGGCTGTGTGTACGACGGCGTGCCCTTCGACGGGGTCGATGTCACCATCACCGAGGCGGGCACGATCGACCTGGCCGGCCCCGTCGTGGCCGACGGCTACGTCGAGATCTCCCCCGCCGGTGCCATCGCACCGGTGGAGTCGACGACGCTGACCACCGACGGCGACGGTCGGCGGGTCATGCACACGAGCGATCTCGGCCGCCTCGACGACGGGGTGCTCACGGTCCTCGGCCGAGTCGATGACATCATCATCTCCGGCGGGACGAACGTCTCCCCGCACGCCCTGGAGACGGGCCTGCTCCCGCGCTGGCAGCAGGAGGGCGTCGCCGAGGTGCTCGTGACGTGGGTGCCCGATGAGGAGTGGGGCAAGCGGATCGTCGCGCTCGTCAGGCTCGCCGGCGGGGAGGCCGCCGAGGCTGCGTCGAGGTTGGCCGGTCACTCTCCTCGCGCACTGGCTGAGCATCTCAACAGCCTCGATCACGGGATGGACGGGTACCTGCTGCCGCACCTCGTGTTCCCCGTCGACGAGATCCCGAACCGGTCGATCGGCAAACCCGACCGCCGGGCGGCCGCCGACCTCGCCGCGCACCTCGCAGCCGACAGAACGAAATGCCCTTGCCCGTGA
- a CDS encoding dienelactone hydrolase family protein, with product MAEVLLYHHIQGLTDGVSAFAEDLRQQGHTVHTPDLFGGRTFASIEDGFAFAKEVGFDVLRDKGLAAVDGLGADLVYAGFSYGVMTAQQLAQTRPGARGALLLHSCAPVSEFGQAWPDGVPVQIHGMDGDEFFDEDLPAARELAESTSSAELFVYPGDEHLFTDSSLEAFDADAAALVRSRVHAFLQDL from the coding sequence ATGGCCGAAGTTCTGCTCTACCACCATATCCAGGGCCTCACCGACGGGGTCAGCGCCTTCGCCGAGGATCTGCGGCAGCAGGGCCACACCGTGCACACCCCTGACCTGTTCGGCGGACGGACCTTCGCCTCGATCGAGGACGGCTTCGCCTTTGCCAAGGAGGTCGGTTTCGATGTGCTCCGCGACAAGGGTCTGGCGGCCGTCGACGGGTTGGGTGCTGATCTCGTCTATGCGGGCTTCTCCTACGGTGTGATGACCGCCCAGCAGCTGGCTCAGACCCGACCTGGTGCCCGCGGCGCGCTGTTGCTGCATTCGTGCGCCCCGGTCTCCGAATTCGGGCAGGCGTGGCCGGACGGAGTTCCGGTGCAGATCCATGGGATGGACGGCGATGAGTTCTTCGACGAGGACCTGCCGGCAGCACGTGAGCTCGCTGAATCGACGTCCTCGGCCGAATTGTTCGTCTACCCCGGTGATGAGCATCTCTTCACGGACTCCTCCCTCGAGGCGTTCGATGCCGACGCCGCTGCGCTGGTGCGGTCGCGGGTGCACGCGTTCCTGCAGGACCTCTGA
- a CDS encoding DUF4229 domain-containing protein, with product MRTFWLYTLARLGIILGVGLILFPFLGLNLLMAVAAIVIGALLSYLFLGNMRARVASDIEARLAARASKPKRKSADEAAEDQIVDDRLTEEEQLSEEAQLTEEERTSAEDHTTDEKPTAEEEHLSEGNGREK from the coding sequence ATGCGCACCTTCTGGCTCTACACTCTCGCTCGGCTCGGCATCATCCTCGGCGTCGGACTCATTCTCTTCCCGTTTCTCGGGCTCAACCTGCTCATGGCTGTCGCGGCGATCGTCATCGGCGCGCTGCTGAGCTACCTGTTTCTTGGGAATATGCGCGCTCGAGTGGCCTCCGACATCGAAGCGCGTCTCGCCGCCCGCGCCTCCAAACCCAAGCGCAAGAGTGCCGACGAAGCCGCTGAGGACCAGATCGTCGACGATCGCCTCACTGAAGAAGAACAGCTCTCTGAAGAAGCACAGCTCACCGAAGAAGAGCGCACCTCCGCAGAGGACCATACAACCGACGAGAAGCCGACCGCCGAGGAAGAGCACCTCTCCGAGGGCAACGGCAGAGAGAAGTAG
- a CDS encoding TlpA family protein disulfide reductase, which translates to MSFGRSPLNRRTLFASAIAAGTAVLVSACSENDELADQAGSDQGYVSGSGVVSQVAVDKRGEALDLSFETLDGKSMSLADLRPTPVVINLWYAACPPCRKEAPDLKSVADGFGDKAQFIGVNVRDQAAAANAFISNYQVPYPNMLDSNGEMVSLLSGVLPPQATPSTVVLDAKGRAAARVVGEVDASTLKGLVEDVLAE; encoded by the coding sequence ATGAGTTTCGGTCGCAGCCCGCTGAACCGCCGCACCCTGTTCGCTTCGGCCATCGCCGCCGGCACGGCCGTTCTGGTCAGCGCTTGCAGTGAGAACGACGAACTGGCCGATCAGGCCGGGTCCGACCAAGGCTATGTCTCCGGATCGGGAGTGGTCTCGCAGGTCGCCGTCGACAAACGCGGCGAAGCCTTGGACTTGAGCTTCGAGACCCTCGACGGGAAGTCGATGTCCCTGGCTGATCTGCGCCCGACCCCCGTGGTCATCAACCTCTGGTACGCGGCCTGCCCGCCGTGTCGGAAAGAGGCACCGGATCTCAAGTCCGTGGCCGACGGGTTCGGCGACAAGGCTCAGTTCATCGGCGTCAACGTCCGTGATCAGGCCGCCGCGGCCAACGCATTCATCAGCAACTACCAGGTCCCGTATCCGAACATGCTCGACTCGAACGGAGAGATGGTCTCCCTCCTCTCCGGCGTCCTGCCCCCGCAGGCGACCCCGTCGACGGTCGTGCTCGATGCGAAGGGCCGAGCCGCTGCCCGCGTCGTCGGCGAGGTCGACGCATCGACGCTCAAGGGCCTCGTCGAGGACGTGCTGGCGGAGTGA
- the ccsB gene encoding c-type cytochrome biogenesis protein CcsB, giving the protein MDVNTDLAMWSNQLIISAMIVYAFAMIFYAFDLFGSRELKTAKTEAVSPAKASSVRRTNRKTATTAVLDRPGDDESTEEVSDRSSTGQSEVGKAGSGKAASGKAGSGKANRRRGARIGTSLLVLAVLLHASAVLTRALSVSRVPWGNMMEYVLTATTITVIVYLVVLTKKDVRYLGTFVSGGVLLCLGLAITVFYTPAAKLIPALDSYWIAIHVPIAILSTSLLYLSAILAVFQILKSVYETKNPKWLRFMHRLPASDDLERSSYTIAAVGFITWTFTLIAGAIWAEVAWSRYWGWDTKEIWTFVVWVIYAAYLHARATRGWSKTKVAVLNIIGIASVIFNFTVVNVYFNGLHSYSGLD; this is encoded by the coding sequence ATGGACGTCAACACTGACCTCGCAATGTGGTCGAACCAGCTGATCATCTCGGCGATGATCGTCTATGCCTTCGCGATGATCTTCTATGCGTTCGACCTGTTCGGATCGCGCGAACTCAAGACCGCCAAGACCGAGGCCGTGAGCCCGGCGAAGGCGAGTTCGGTGCGTCGGACGAACCGGAAGACCGCGACCACTGCGGTCCTCGACCGTCCCGGCGACGATGAGTCCACCGAGGAGGTTTCGGATAGGTCCTCGACAGGTCAGTCGGAGGTCGGGAAGGCCGGTTCCGGGAAGGCGGCCTCCGGCAAGGCCGGTTCCGGGAAGGCGAACCGTCGACGCGGAGCCCGCATCGGCACCTCGTTGTTGGTCCTCGCTGTCCTGCTGCACGCCTCCGCTGTGCTCACTCGCGCCCTGTCCGTGTCCCGCGTGCCGTGGGGCAACATGATGGAGTACGTCCTCACGGCCACGACGATCACTGTCATCGTCTACCTCGTTGTGCTGACGAAGAAGGACGTGCGCTACCTGGGCACGTTCGTGTCCGGTGGTGTGCTGCTGTGCCTGGGCCTGGCGATCACCGTGTTCTACACCCCGGCGGCCAAGCTCATCCCGGCTCTGGACTCGTACTGGATCGCCATCCACGTGCCGATCGCGATCCTCTCGACCTCGCTGCTCTACCTCTCTGCGATCCTCGCCGTGTTCCAGATCCTCAAGAGCGTCTACGAGACGAAGAACCCGAAGTGGCTGCGGTTCATGCACCGCCTGCCCGCCAGCGACGACCTCGAGCGCTCTTCCTACACCATTGCCGCCGTCGGCTTCATCACCTGGACCTTCACCCTCATCGCGGGTGCGATCTGGGCCGAGGTGGCCTGGAGCCGCTATTGGGGTTGGGACACCAAGGAGATCTGGACCTTCGTCGTCTGGGTCATCTACGCGGCCTACCTGCACGCCCGCGCGACCCGCGGCTGGAGCAAGACGAAGGTGGCGGTGCTCAACATCATCGGCATCGCCTCGGTGATCTTCAACTTCACCGTCGTCAACGTCTATTTCAACGGCCTCCACTCGTACTCGGGTCTCGACTGA